The following proteins come from a genomic window of Acipenser ruthenus chromosome 44, fAciRut3.2 maternal haplotype, whole genome shotgun sequence:
- the LOC131709692 gene encoding E3 ubiquitin-protein ligase TRIM39-like: MRLGKEASFKVGCCFAVVVLILLVAGIFCFACYTEKEDLQKQNESLKNEKERLGKDCEELQQDRNILKSENERLGKEKEVLLEQNEILKKENETLGKDCEELQQDRNILKSEKERLGKVNECLLDQNETLKQEKEKVEAEKEDLQKKNDSLKGKNERLGKEKEDLQKQNETLKQEKEKVETDFKELRRNTNTCVYAVDRDWKKLIEACVNVTLDPNTASPLLTVSEDGSRVRFTGERSAEWPSVLGREGFTSGRRYWEVEVGEKGYWVLGVSTHPHEKSIPEKPGEGYWLVRLDKWKTCKAVSQSVDQTLNLEKICKVWGVYLDHGGGRLSFYNAETRFHIHTLEGSFPGQVYPIFSPGSHDKGPLIIKAKVKNV; encoded by the exons ATgagactgggaaaag AAGCCTCTTTTAAAGTGGGTTGCTGCTTTGCGGTAGTTGTTCTGATTTTACTGGTAGCAGGCATCTTCTGTTTTGCTTGTTATACAG aaaaggaggatcttcagaagcaaaatg AAAGTTTAAAAAACGAGAAAGagagactgggaaaag ATTGTGAAGAACTTCAACAGGACCGGA ATATTTTAAAAAGCGAGAATGAGAGACTGGGAAAAG aaaaggaggttCTTCTGGAGcaaaatg AAATTCTAAAAAAGGAGAATGAGacactgggaaaag ATTGCGAAGAACTTCAACAGGACCGGA atattttaaaaagtgagaaagagagactgggaaaag TAAATGAGTGTCTTCTGGATCAAAATG AAACTTTAAAACAGGAGAAAGAGAAGGTTGAAGCAG aaaaggaggatcttcagaagaaAAATG acagTTTAAAAGGCAAGAATGAGAGACTGGGGAAAG aaaaggaggatcttcagaagcaaaatg AGACTTTAAAACAGGAGAAAGAGAAGGTTGAAACAG ATTTTAAAGAACTTCGAAGGAATACCA ACACGTGTGTCTATGCCGTTGACAGAG ATTGGAAAAAATTAATTGAAGCTTGTG TCAATGTGACTCTAGACCCCAACACAGCCAGCCCCCTCCTCACAGTCTCTGAAGACGGCTCACGAGTGAGATTCACAGGGGAGAGATCAGCAGAGTGGCCcagtgtgctgggcagggaggggtTCACCTCAGGGAGGCGctactgggaggtggaggtgggggagaaGGGCTACTGGGTCCTGGGGGTCTCCACACACCCTCATGAGAAAAGCATACCTGAGAAACCAGGGGAGGGCtactggcttgtgaggctggataaATGGAAGACTTGTAAAGCTGTGAGCCAGTCAGTGGATCAGACCTTAAATCTGGAGAAGATCTGCAAGGTGTGGGGGGTGTATCTGGATCACGGGGGAGGGAGGCTGTCATTTTACAATGCAGAGACCAGATTTCACATCCATACTTTAGAAGGCTCATTCCCTGGGCAGGTCTACCCCATTTTCAGCCCAGGGTCACACGATAAAGGACCCTTGATAATCAAGGCAAAAGTGAAGAATGTGTAG